In one window of Dokdonia sp. PRO95 DNA:
- a CDS encoding TIGR01777 family oxidoreductase → MKVLITGATGLVGRALTDLCHKDGISVHYLTTSKDKIEDTPNYKGFYWNTKTDELDEACFDGVETIIHLAGASIAQRWTLENKKAIFESRATTARLLYSALSRKRSKNQPISIKHYISASAVGGYPSSFTKLYDESYPEYAKGFLGQVVEEWENAALEFQKLDIITSRVRTGIILDKDSGALPKIMQPVKYGAGAPLGSGKQWQSWIHVDDMAGIYFHILKNKLAGIYNGVAPHPVTNKNLTEVVADTMGKPLIISRVPKFALKLMLGDMAAIVLESQKVSALKIKTDGYKFKYPKIDQAIESLLD, encoded by the coding sequence GATGGCATAAGTGTACATTATCTAACTACCTCAAAAGATAAAATTGAGGATACACCTAATTATAAAGGATTTTACTGGAATACAAAGACAGACGAGCTAGACGAAGCATGTTTTGATGGAGTCGAAACAATTATCCACCTTGCTGGAGCATCCATTGCGCAGCGCTGGACATTAGAAAATAAAAAGGCAATTTTTGAAAGTAGAGCCACAACAGCGAGATTGTTGTATAGTGCGCTTTCGCGAAAGCGGTCTAAAAACCAACCTATTTCTATAAAGCATTACATATCTGCCAGTGCAGTAGGTGGCTATCCATCATCATTTACAAAATTGTATGATGAATCTTATCCGGAATATGCTAAAGGCTTTTTAGGACAAGTTGTTGAAGAGTGGGAAAATGCTGCTTTAGAGTTTCAAAAGCTCGATATCATTACTAGCCGCGTGAGAACGGGGATTATTCTCGATAAAGACAGTGGAGCATTACCTAAAATTATGCAACCTGTAAAATATGGAGCAGGTGCACCATTAGGATCAGGAAAACAATGGCAATCATGGATTCATGTAGATGATATGGCAGGGATTTACTTCCATATATTAAAAAATAAATTGGCTGGTATATATAATGGGGTAGCACCACATCCAGTTACAAATAAAAATCTGACAGAGGTGGTAGCAGACACTATGGGCAAACCACTTATAATATCTAGGGTTCCTAAATTTGCACTTAAACTTATGCTAGGCGACATGGCAGCAATTGTGCTTGAAAGTCAAAAAGTAAGCGCTCTTAAAATTAAAACAGATGGATATAAATTTAAATACCCAAAAATCGATCAAGCTATTGAAAGCTTATTAGACTAA